Genomic segment of Aulosira sp. FACHB-615:
ACGGTCATCAGCGCATAGCTTATTCAGAATATTACGGACATGTGTTTTTACAGTCCCAACTGTAATATAAAGTCGTTCAGCTATAACAGCATTGCTACAACCTTCGACAATTAACTGTAACACTTCTAACTCGCGTTCTGTCAGGGTATAGGGGTCAATTATTTCCTCACTTTCCCCAAAGTCTTGATTTTGGGGGATATTTTTATTTTCTTGGGCAACAGTTTCCTGTTTAGGAGAATTCTCTTGTGCCTGTTGTAACACAATTCTGGCGATCGCTGGATCAATCCAGGCGTTGCCATTGTACGTAACTCTAACGGCTTCTAGCAAATTATCAAATTTGATATCTTTCATACAGTAAGAGTCCGCCCCAGCTGCAAAAGCAGCCAAAACGGCTTCTTTATTATCTCGAAGGGTTAAGATTAACACCTTGGTAGCATCTTCGCCTGTAGCAATTGCTTTAATTTCTCTGGTCAGTGCAATTCCATCTTTATCAGGTAAACCAATATCGACGATCGCAATATCTGGCTGTAAGATTCTTAACAGCTTTAAGCCTTCCGCCGCATTGCCAGCTTCACCTAGCACTTCAATTTCATCTCTTTGCTGTAGTGCTGTGCGAATACCAACACGGGTAAGGTCATGATCTTCGATCAAAACAATACGGATTTTACTCATTGTCAACTTCTGCCCGTTAAACTAACTAAACTGTCAAACCGAGTTGATGCAAAAATATTAGTGGATTGTGATGGAAATACACTGATAAAAAATAAATATAGAATTTTTGCCTAGTAAGTTATTAGTTTTATTGTGTTGGATATTTTCACTGGTAAGCAAACTTAAATTTTTGGTTAGAGAAAAGCTAACCTCCTTTTTTATGAGTATACTGGCTGATTTACGACAGATTCATCTTTGTCAACCACTGATTACGATGACGAAAATGCGATCGCTCCTAACAATTGCATTCCAATGATGGTTCGTTATGAAATATGACAAATTAATACATTTATATTCATTAGAAATTTTAATCATAAAAAATTTTGGTATACATTACAACCTGCTTGCGTAAATATCCGCCCACATCAAGCCCTGAAAGACTTTTAACCCTGTAACTTTCTCACTACTAGTTGCCTAAAATTGCCCAGGCGATTGATTAAAATATTTGATAAACTATCGTTCGAGACAATCTGGTGTGATGTGAGGCTAATTAGAATAGGCTATGTCTAAACCGCCTAAAGTATTTTCGGTGCTGGGAATACCAGTTCATGTTATGAGTAACTATCCAGGCTGGTTGCTAGAATGCCTGCAACACAGCAGAGGTAC
This window contains:
- a CDS encoding response regulator transcription factor, with the protein product MSKIRIVLIEDHDLTRVGIRTALQQRDEIEVLGEAGNAAEGLKLLRILQPDIAIVDIGLPDKDGIALTREIKAIATGEDATKVLILTLRDNKEAVLAAFAAGADSYCMKDIKFDNLLEAVRVTYNGNAWIDPAIARIVLQQAQENSPKQETVAQENKNIPQNQDFGESEEIIDPYTLTERELEVLQLIVEGCSNAVIAERLYITVGTVKTHVRNILNKLCADDRTQAAVRALRSGLVG